A stretch of Streptococcus chenjunshii DNA encodes these proteins:
- a CDS encoding class II fructose-bisphosphate aldolase → MAIVSAEKFVQAARDNGYAVGGFNTNNLEWTQAILRAAESKQAPVLIQTSMGAAKYMGGYKLCKQLIENLVESMGITVPVAIHLDHGHYEDALECIEVGYTSIMFDGSHLPVEENLAKTKEVVELAHAKGVSVEAEVGTIGGEEDGIIGKGELAPIEDAKAMVETGIDFLAAGIGNIHGPYPDNWEGLALDHLEKLAAAVPGFPIVLHGGSGIPDDQIQAAIKLGVAKVNVNTESQIAFSNATREFARNYDANEAEYDKKKLFDPRKFLAPGIKAVQGAVEERIDVFGSENKA, encoded by the coding sequence ATGGCAATCGTTTCAGCAGAGAAATTTGTCCAAGCAGCGCGTGACAACGGTTATGCAGTTGGCGGATTTAACACAAACAACTTGGAATGGACACAGGCTATCTTGCGTGCAGCAGAAAGCAAACAAGCGCCGGTTCTTATCCAAACTTCCATGGGTGCAGCCAAATATATGGGCGGCTACAAGCTTTGTAAACAGCTTATTGAAAACCTCGTTGAATCAATGGGGATTACTGTACCAGTTGCTATTCACCTTGACCACGGTCACTATGAAGATGCCCTTGAATGTATCGAAGTCGGCTATACCTCAATTATGTTTGACGGTTCACACCTGCCGGTAGAAGAAAACCTTGCTAAAACAAAAGAAGTTGTTGAATTGGCACATGCTAAAGGTGTGTCAGTTGAAGCCGAAGTCGGAACAATCGGCGGTGAAGAAGACGGTATCATCGGTAAGGGTGAACTGGCACCGATTGAAGATGCTAAAGCAATGGTTGAAACAGGCATTGACTTCTTGGCTGCCGGTATTGGAAATATTCATGGTCCATACCCAGATAACTGGGAAGGTCTTGCACTTGACCACCTTGAAAAATTAGCAGCAGCAGTTCCAGGTTTCCCAATCGTTCTGCATGGCGGTTCAGGTATTCCTGATGACCAAATTCAGGCTGCTATCAAACTTGGTGTGGCTAAAGTGAATGTGAACACTGAAAGTCAAATCGCCTTTTCAAATGCAACTCGCGAATTTGCCCGCAACTACGATGCAAATGAAGCTGAATACGATAAGAAGAAGCTTTTTGACCCGCGTAAATTCTTGGCACCAGGTATCAAAGCTGTTCAAGGTGCTGTTGAAGAACGTATCGATGTCTTTGGCTCAGAAAACAAAGCATAA
- a CDS encoding TetR/AcrR family transcriptional regulator has product MNGKERQSLYSKTQIIEAVFTLLKDNHFDEITVNEILDLSQISRRTFYRYFANKEDILQVYLDGLLQSYYLLKDDILAQSSFEDMLMVTLNFFWDNREKLRLLISSQKFHLLIERYNQEAVPLYRSINAPWHVQPSHSQADLQDILHFITGGYFNIISHWLLEEPARPAAEIARNLSLLFSKIQQTFDLQP; this is encoded by the coding sequence ATGAACGGCAAAGAAAGACAAAGCCTTTATTCGAAAACACAGATTATTGAAGCAGTTTTCACACTGCTAAAAGATAATCATTTTGATGAGATAACCGTCAATGAAATTCTTGATCTCTCACAAATATCAAGACGCACCTTTTACCGCTATTTTGCTAATAAAGAAGATATTTTGCAGGTATACTTGGATGGCTTGCTGCAGAGCTATTATCTTTTAAAAGATGATATTTTAGCTCAGTCTTCTTTTGAAGATATGCTGATGGTGACCTTGAACTTCTTTTGGGACAATCGGGAAAAGCTGCGGCTGCTTATCAGCAGTCAAAAATTCCATCTCCTGATTGAGAGGTACAATCAGGAAGCAGTTCCCCTTTACCGTTCTATCAATGCTCCCTGGCATGTTCAGCCATCACATTCCCAAGCAGATCTGCAGGATATCCTCCATTTTATCACAGGCGGTTATTTCAATATCATCAGCCATTGGCTTTTGGAAGAGCCCGCCAGACCGGCCGCAGAAATCGCCCGCAATCTTTCCCTGCTTTTCAGTAAAATTCAGCAAACTTTTGATTTACAGCCATAA
- a CDS encoding ISL3 family transposase translates to MEHLKHTTELIGMKDPNIIIGSAVKYDSHIVINAMLDYPPKQCPLCNHHMIKYDFQKPSTIPILDIQGMPTLLKLKKRRFQCKSCRKVRVAQTSLVKKNHQISHPVCQKITQLHTEKRTNTDIAKALHISVSAVQRQLELLTFKEDFSRLPEVLSWDEFSYQKGKLAFIAQDFQTKKIMAILDNNRQTTIKNHFFKYSRKGREQVKVVTADMSGSYIPLIKRLFPNAKIVLDRFHIVQHLGRAMLATRIAIMKTFDKGSLPYRALKNHWRLFQKESRKLSDKPFYSRTFRQTLTPREIIEKTLNLSDELRYYYDLYQLLLFHFQQKNSKYFFELIEEHMGTVNSVLQTTFKTFKKYKKEIINALEFPYSNAKLEATNKIIKDIKRNAFGFRNFKNFKTKILIALNIQKERTSLILSRA, encoded by the coding sequence ATGGAACATCTTAAGCATACCACAGAATTAATCGGAATGAAAGACCCAAATATCATCATAGGGAGTGCTGTTAAATACGATAGTCATATTGTCATCAACGCTATGCTGGATTATCCACCAAAACAGTGTCCTCTCTGTAATCACCACATGATTAAATATGATTTCCAAAAGCCATCAACCATTCCAATCTTAGATATCCAAGGCATGCCAACCCTCCTTAAACTCAAAAAAAGACGCTTCCAATGCAAGTCCTGCCGTAAAGTCAGAGTCGCTCAAACAAGTTTGGTTAAGAAGAATCACCAAATCTCACATCCTGTCTGCCAGAAAATCACCCAACTTCATACCGAAAAACGGACCAATACAGACATCGCTAAAGCCCTTCATATCTCCGTTTCTGCCGTCCAACGACAGTTAGAACTATTGACCTTCAAAGAGGACTTTTCAAGACTTCCTGAGGTCTTATCCTGGGATGAATTCTCTTATCAAAAAGGAAAACTCGCTTTTATCGCTCAAGATTTTCAAACCAAAAAGATTATGGCCATTTTAGACAACAACCGGCAAACAACTATCAAGAACCACTTTTTTAAGTACTCTCGAAAGGGTCGTGAGCAGGTTAAGGTCGTGACCGCAGACATGTCTGGAAGCTATATCCCCCTAATCAAAAGATTATTTCCAAACGCCAAGATTGTGTTGGACCGTTTCCACATTGTGCAGCACCTAGGACGTGCTATGTTGGCTACCAGAATTGCCATCATGAAAACCTTTGATAAAGGCTCATTACCTTATCGTGCCTTAAAAAATCACTGGCGACTCTTCCAAAAAGAGAGTCGGAAGCTCTCTGACAAACCCTTCTATTCACGAACTTTCAGACAGACTTTAACACCTCGTGAAATCATTGAGAAAACATTAAATCTCTCAGACGAACTTCGCTATTACTATGATCTTTATCAGCTGCTCTTATTCCATTTTCAGCAAAAGAATTCCAAGTACTTTTTCGAACTGATCGAAGAACACATGGGCACGGTCAACTCAGTGCTTCAAACGACCTTTAAGACCTTCAAGAAATACAAAAAAGAGATTATCAACGCCCTTGAATTCCCCTACTCCAACGCCAAACTCGAAGCTACCAATAAGATTATCAAAGACATTAAGCGAAATGCCTTTGGTTTTAGGAACTTCAAAAACTTTAAAACTAAAATTCTAATCGCTTTGAACATTCAAAAAGAGAGAACCTCTCTGATTCTCTCTCGGGCTTAG
- a CDS encoding alpha/beta fold hydrolase, which yields MIKQYTGILLFDFQILRLTGPLKSKYREVEADLLEIGQSVHDFESWYQWWNQKARSYEKQGLLEVAMTYYRSSLFFLSFLDKRKADAYQCFRHCFERFYENADLQYDSVPYEQGVLPAVWLKKAEFSKTLLVIGGFDSYMEELVSWFLPLQEELQCNLLIFDGPGQGFVPAQKLYFQADYEKVVAAVLDYFKLDSVAAIGVSWGGSFVLRAAAFEKRIKLCICFDIFYSAMDALRLQTSAAEFTLLKTGLFLRQRALINAVIAHKAKNNTSLSWMLMHGQGITGEKTAYDFIRNISAHTIDRQLGLIEQSCLLLAGSQDMYVPSYRLEELKNKLVQAKSVQTSFFTEKTGGSLHCQIDNIQRALNAICQFINQHKNEF from the coding sequence ATGATAAAACAGTATACAGGAATTTTGCTGTTTGATTTTCAAATTTTGAGATTGACAGGACCGCTCAAAAGCAAGTACCGAGAAGTAGAAGCGGATTTATTAGAAATTGGACAGTCCGTCCATGACTTTGAATCATGGTACCAATGGTGGAATCAAAAGGCAAGAAGCTATGAAAAGCAAGGCCTGTTGGAAGTTGCGATGACCTATTATCGGTCTTCTTTATTCTTCCTCTCCTTTTTAGATAAGAGAAAAGCTGATGCTTATCAGTGCTTCAGGCACTGTTTTGAACGGTTTTACGAGAATGCTGATTTGCAGTATGACAGTGTCCCTTATGAGCAGGGAGTGCTGCCGGCGGTCTGGCTGAAAAAAGCTGAGTTCAGCAAAACTTTATTGGTTATTGGAGGCTTTGACTCCTATATGGAAGAGCTGGTCTCTTGGTTTTTACCTCTGCAGGAGGAGCTGCAATGCAACCTTTTAATTTTTGACGGCCCCGGACAAGGCTTTGTGCCAGCGCAAAAACTTTATTTTCAAGCAGATTATGAAAAGGTTGTTGCGGCTGTCTTAGATTATTTTAAGTTGGACAGTGTTGCAGCAATCGGAGTGTCATGGGGCGGCAGCTTTGTCTTAAGAGCGGCGGCTTTTGAAAAACGCATAAAGCTGTGTATCTGTTTCGATATTTTCTATTCAGCCATGGATGCTTTGCGTTTACAGACCAGTGCTGCCGAGTTTACTCTCTTGAAAACCGGCTTATTCTTAAGGCAAAGAGCTTTAATTAATGCTGTCATTGCCCATAAGGCCAAAAATAACACCAGTCTGTCCTGGATGCTGATGCACGGTCAAGGAATAACAGGAGAAAAGACAGCTTATGACTTTATCCGCAATATCAGTGCTCACACTATTGACCGTCAGTTGGGGCTGATTGAACAAAGCTGTCTCTTATTAGCAGGAAGTCAGGATATGTACGTCCCTTCTTACCGTTTAGAAGAGCTTAAAAATAAACTCGTTCAGGCAAAAAGTGTTCAGACCTCTTTTTTTACTGAAAAAACCGGAGGCAGTCTTCACTGTCAGATTGACAATATTCAGCGGGCACTGAATGCCATTTGCCAATTTATTAACCAGCATAAAAATGAGTTCTAA